Proteins encoded by one window of Cryptococcus gattii WM276 chromosome K, complete sequence:
- a CDS encoding Protein serine/threonine kinase, putative (Similar to TIGR gene model, INSD accession AAW46203.1), translating into MAEQPTQVPAAAPAKKEKIVPPSPPLKIKDRDRGYEYMRVGFLGEGGFARVYEVQDQRATRRAVKVVSKASIKTKKNKTKLWAEIKLHQMLAHPNIVRFDDCFEDEENVYMILELCHHGSLMDLLRRRKRYTEPEARYYLVQLIAACQYMHQTNVIHRDLKLGNLFLDENMDIKVGDFGLAALIEKPGDRKKTICGTPNYIAPEVLFDTANGHSFEVDVWSVGVILYTLLIGKPPFQTKDVKAIYKRIRENRYEFPPEKEISSSAQELITLILNTNPDKRPNLDTILTHPWLLDGPFPAYIPASANDFAPDYRHISSSQSRRNFAALCHKSKIGVAQSINIEPARSRSALGPSIMQQERDFKNAVQPDSPISALLNSARQPLIQASAAAIKEPSLLRKLSAAGAASTLSPVRKGAIGKENHELGKRHTVMERVGEGSQEECDAEEVKPKYNGITRESELAAQKARIVSQMAAERQLYTETMEKASENGASGKRPVYQESRSRVAAAPRGTLPLAATTAQPTVSTFTTASSDTASKSGNRYTAYESSRPEKTRDFKTSLFETFGQNLSTALALAQTEEGFVSPSIESKPRPPRVFVVSWLDYCTKYGMGFAMTDGTVSVHFNDSTSLVLAPGKRYFDDIRPAGADDLSQNIRRNYSIERYPSDLKNKVYLLKHFENYMLDKLFGDQPYTFEDKELTTEMVFVVRYLRMKHVILFRLSNDVLQFNFYDHTKLILSREGLVVTVIDRHSVMRTWSLEELLRPLDDDLSPKDKKRIEGIVHKVQYAKDVLAKIKSHTSSSKAAAVSNNVPVSANTRSAAAVEREMGRPIR; encoded by the exons ATGGCCGAGCAGCCCACCCAAGTACCGGCAGCTGCGCCTGCtaaaaaggagaagattgtcCCTCCTAGTCCCCCATTGAAGATAAAAGATAGAGACAGAGGCTATGAGTACATGAGAGTTGGTTTCTTAGGAGAG GGAGGGTTTGCCAGAGTTTACGAAGTGCAAGATCAAAGAGCTACTAGACGAGCTGTAAAGGTAGTGAGCAAAGCCAGCATCAAGACAAAGAAAAATAAGACCAAG TTATGGGCGGAAATCAAACTTCATCAAATGTTAGCCCACCCCAATATTGTGCGATTTGATGACTGTTTcgaggatgaagaaaatGTTTACATGATACTAGAACTGTGCCACCACGGC AGTCTCATGGACCTTCTCCGCCGTCGAAAAAGATACACCGAACCTGAGGCTCGTTACTATCTGGTGCAGCTTATAGCCGCCTGCCAATACATGCATCAGACCAATGTGATTCATCGAGATCTCAAACTAGGAAACCTTTTCTTGGATGAGAACATGGATATCAAGGTTGGAGATTTCGGCCTTGCTGCTTTAATTGAGAAACCGGGGGACAGAAAAAA AACTATTTGTGGTACACCGAACTATATTGCTCCAGAGGTTTTGTTTGACACGGCTAATGGACATAGTTTTGAAGTCGATGTGTGGTCGGTTGGCGTCATTTT ATATACATTATTAATAGGAAAGCCTCCATTTCAGACAAAGGATGTCAAAGCCATTTATAAGCGCATCAGGGAGAACAGATATGAATTCCCTCCCGAGAAGGAaatctcttcttcagctcAGGAACTCATAACCCTAATCCTGAACACTAACCCTG ATAAACGACCTAATCTCGACACAATCCTTACCCATCCTTGGCTCTTAGACGGTCCATTCCCAGCTTACATTCCCGCTTCAGCAAACGACTTTGCTCCGGATTACCGACACATTTCTTCCTCGCAAAGCCGAAGGAACTTTGCAGCATTGTGTCACAAGTCCAAGATTGGTGTCGCTCAATCTATCAACATAGAGCCTGCCCGATCACGATCAGCCCTTGGTCCCTCAATCATGCAGCAGGAGAGGGATTTCAAGAATGCCGTTCAGCCCGACAGTCCCATATCGGCTTTGCTCAACTCAGCTCGACAACCTCTTATTCAAGCATCTGCCGCCGCTATCAAAGAACCTTCACTGCTGCGGAAGCTTTCGGCCGCAGGGGCAGCTAGTACCCTAAGCCCCGTTAGAAAAGGTGCAATAGGAAAGGAAAACCACGAGCTTGGCAAAAGACATACGGTAATGGAGAGGGTCGGTGAGGGATCGCAAGAAGAGTGTGACGCGGAAGAAGTCAAACCGAAGTATAACGGTATTACGCGAGAAAGCGAACTTGCAGCTCAGAAAGCTAGGATTGTTTCCCAAATGGCAGCGGAGAGACAGCTCTACACAGAGACAATGGAGAAAGCTTCTGAAAATGGTGCATCAGGAAAACGTCCGGTGTATCAGGAGTCAAGGTCCCGCGTTGCCGCTGCACCCCGAGGGACTCTTCCTTTGGCAGCCACAACAGCTCAACCTACGGTGTCAACCTTCACCACTGCATCATCTGACACTGCTTCCAAATCTGGAAATCGATATACTGCATATGAATCTTCCAGACCTGAAAAGACTAGAGACTTCAAGACAAGCTTGTTTGAGACGTTTGGTCAAAACCTGTCTACTGCTTTGGCCTTGGCACAGACGGAAGAAGGGTTTGTATCACCCA GTATTGAGTCAAAGCCACGACCTCCGCGAGTTTTTGTTGTGTCTTGGCTAGATTACTGCACTAAATACGGTATGGGTTTTGCCATGACGGACGGCACGGTCAGTGTACACTTCAACGACTCTACCTCTCTTGTTCTTGCCCCTGGCAAGCGATACTTTGACGACATTCGACCAGCAGGTGCCGACGATCTTTCCCAGAACATACGGCGAAACTATTCTATCGAACGGTACCCATCCGACCTCAAGAACAAGGTCTATCTTCTGAAACATTTCGAGAACTATATGCTGGACAAATTGTTTGGTGATCAACCTTACACATTTGAGGACAAGGAACTTACCACAGAAATGGTGTTTGTGGTGAGATATTTGAGAATGAAGCATGTCATTTTGTTCAGACTCAGCAATGATGTTCTCCAG TTCAACTTTTATGATCATACTAAACTCATTCTCTCTCGAGAAGGTCTCGTGGTCACAGTCATCGACAGGCATTCTGTAATGCGCACGTGGAGCCTAGAGGAACTGTTACGACCATTAGACGATGACCTGTCACCGAAGGACAAGAAAAGGATTGAGGGTATTGTGCACAAGGTACAATACGCAAA GGACGTGCTGGCAAAGATTAAGAGTCACACGAGTTCATCAAAGGCGGCTGCCGTGAGCAACAATGTCCCTGTTTCAGCCAATACCAGGTCGGCGGCTGCGGTTGAGCGTGAGATGGGTAGGCCTATTCGTTAG
- a CDS encoding Mitochondrion organization and biogenesis-related protein, putative (Similar to TIGR gene model, INSD accession AAW46202.1) produces MSLDINWSLLSQPDESTAEHLSDSLINLLNTQLAEAHRPSFIGPITVTSFDFGKAGPELEIKDIRDVWRVFDQGDDEGDFAEEEKKREKEREERDRLANEALKSSLDGEKYELVDQYSPTEGTSSFEYQPEYDMQEQHNDDYRIRGRRPLSYTFGYPHDQLAVHRSSSSRSFIRFPFDQPPLALHIPPTPGLNPSLVSHPVSARFSRRTMSIAASAAPHPTPRHRPIDACSTSPSPPAHPAGLPPKTSSSSIPSLQLHLRLSHASDLHLTLLTSLQVNYPSALFMALPLKLSITGFQLDADIVIAYSGEKNRVHFTIVDDESNPAHKDDKQIPLGQRLLSNLQIESEIGHADAHVLRNVGKVERFIVDVVRKTLVDELVFPNFHTVAL; encoded by the coding sequence ATGTCCCTAGACATCAACTGGTCGCTCTTGTCTCAGCCAGATGAATCCACCGCCGAACATCTATCAGACTCTCTAATCAACCTCCTCAACACCCAGCTTGCAGAGGCACACAGGCCGTCGTTTATTGGCCCCATCACCGTTACTTCATTCGACTTTGGAAAGGCGGGACCAGAGCTCGAAATCAAAGACATCCGTGATGTATGGAGAGTCTTTGACCAAGGCGATGACGAAGGAGATTTCgcagaggaggagaagaaaagagaaaaagagagagaagagagggaCCGATTAGCGAATGAGGCACTGAAAAGTTCACTCGATGGTGAAAAGTACGAGCTCGTCGACCAGTACAGTCCCACCGAGGGAACATCATCCTTTGAGTACCAACCTGAGTACGACATGCAGGAGCAGCACAATGATGACTATCGAATACGAGGTCGAAGACCGCTGTCGTATACTTTTGGTTACCCTCACGACCAGCTAGCTGTACATCGCTCCTCGTCTTCTCGGTCCTTTATCCGGTTTCCTTTTGACCAACCTCCACTCGCTCTACACATCCCACCAACTCCTGGTTTGAACCCATCTCTCGTGTCTCATCCCGTTTCAGCCCGTTTCTCTCGCCGAACAATGTCCATCGCTGCAAGTGCTGCCCCCCATCCCACTCCTCGACATAGACCCATCGATGCCTGTTCTacttctccctctccacCTGCACACCCAGCTGGTCTTCCCCCAAAaacctcttcatcctcaatACCCTCTCTTCAACTACATCTCCGTCTATCACATGCATCCGATTTGCATCTCACTCTCCTCACCTCTTTACAAGTCAACTATCCTTCAGCGCTGTTCATGGCGCTTCCTCTCAAATTATCCATAACAGGATTTCAACTTGACGCAGATATAGTGATAGCTTATAGCGGAGAAAAGAATCGGGTCCATTTCACGATAGTAGATGACGAGTCGAATCCGGCTCATAAGGACGATAAGCAAATCCCTTTAGGGCAGAGATTGCTATCGAACTTGCAGATCGAGTCGGAAATTGGACATGCAGACGCTCATGTCTTGAGAAATGTGGGAAAGGTGGAAAGGTTTATTGTGGATGTGGTGAGAAAGACATTAGTGGATGAACTAGTGTTTCCCAACTTCCATACCGTGGCGTTGTAA
- a CDS encoding Protein kinase, putative (Similar to TIGR gene model, INSD accession AAW46201.1), whose product MSNSPSLGSPIPIIPNLTPSTSPRRNTGLSPPLLPRTGLLPAISSVHRSSGEFESGSPSPPPVMSSRPSVVMGFSPATTHQVLSAVPESFSTSPRSGPLSLNTKRMNSRSPPLSTPIDQAFQFAEGSPRPQPSSPRNGGLSSDYLPRSRRNSAAIVSISLSSRSRSNTPQGGSATVSGHNSGNDTSNKTSAAVTPRGNEQPLHMSDSWAPGVDELDDWQPAGGMLLDHGDDEVSAVDEYMDDYEDKVEQAWSGFSDSSPVVEDVLTPGMVIGEGLKFQGEIIVPAVSRMAMADGSDVGLPLRRGGSEATKVLRQDGRYEKKRYEVVRRLGTGSYAVVYLVKERGGKKEYALKCLSKQDLKEEQLETQLFEAHIHLSLPIHQNIVTLHQTLQTRRWLFLMLELCPGEDLFYWLEKSRDASPQAVHASLPDERTALSSSKLSSSSIPFSSSQMFSNLNSMSFSQSPGAAFSQSHSHIGASPASLLFAHHNGGQYSSHFTPSQTPPTPSLLSAFSANTLLSQRRLRLIASMFSQMCEAVAVCHDAGVSHRDIKPENFICCDSVELEAAADGEFGEDEGESTKPVNFGPQAKRKVIVKLTDFGLATTDYESGDVECGSKPYMSYECRNNLGPSYLPAPADVWSLGIVLINMLFHRNPWKDPTHGDPNFDNFLMDPIGFILSKFTGIGREVASYLADHVLCIDVDQRVSAKEFGAWIKTLPEMIGGRKAMHSLKLSRLDTHKATAVDKGMFMKSPMGNSNVGKKFSTSALTSAMSSSTAGLGSAPTLSGLPPPSSLLEEDEGELEQESPIREQEEVIEPEPILPTPPLESDGMYSVATSATVDEQTTPTDESAFPSPSAALSTGVSDEQDDSRDCVDSDTRSLSTHKRRKRGVRKGKAAQAAAAAAAATDDPLSQSSRDALLSELASASQSLAREMSKFHKPSVDVNRIEDFPPLGVTAAQVAAEKKSKWKDMMKLSQGNPELAALAKRVKERDSDGSLNLSAPAQLQGGERGGFGAKIGKGRNAHTFATTSLTSGATSTGAEDELVVKHAAHRPRKEGGDDSRSRKAAQAAAAIAGGMEPMGSFGRPSHIKPVHHHAHTTGSIDYDIPSPAPDSNSFSAQKAQLKKSGQAIPPPAQKPVIKPALTSVDSATTIKAATVVSESPSSPATVTLSPTSPNKPKLKGQISTLAKMLSGLKTKGKE is encoded by the exons ATGAGCAACTCTCCGTCTTTGGGCTCACCTATTCCTATTATCCCCAATCTCACTCCATCCACATCACCTCGTCGCAATACCGGTCTTTCGCCGCCTTTATTACCTCGTACCGGCCTGCTTCCTGCGATTTCTTCCGTTCATCGAAGTTCTGGCGAATTTGAAAGTGGCTCACCATCACCTCCACCTGTAATGAGCTCAAGGCCGAGTGTGGTCATGGGCTTCAGTCCCGCTACTACACATCAAGTCCTCTCGGCCGTGCCCGAATCATTTTCCACTTCTCCTCGATCTGGGCCGCTCAGTCTCAACACAAAACGCATGAACAGCCGTTCGCCTCCACTTTCTACTCCTATTGATCAGGCTTTCCAGTTCGCTGAAGGATCGCCAAGGCCACAACCGTCCTCACCTCGAAATGGCGGCTTGAGCAGTGATTATCTCCCTCGATCAAGGCGTAACTCAGCCGCAATCGTATCTATCAGTCTGAGTTCTCGTTCGCGGTCCAATACTCCTCAAGGAGGCAGTGCTACTGTTTCTGGTCATAACAGTGGAAACGACACCTCCAATAAAACATCTGCCGCCGTTACCCCCAGGGGCAACGAACAACCTCTACACATGTCAGACTCTTGGGCACCTGGTGTTGATGAGCTGGATGACTGGCAGCCTGCTGGCGGTATGCTTCTCGATCACGGTGATGATGAGGTTTCGGCAGTTGATGAGTACATGGATGATTATGAGGACAAGGTCGAACAGGCTTGGAGTGGCTTTTCAGACTCATCACCCGTTGTGGAAGATGTGCTTACGCCGGGAATGGTTATCGGAGAAGGTCTTAAATTCCAGGGAGAGATCATCGTGCCTGCTGTTTCTAGGATGGCCATGGCAGACGGAAGTGATGTGGGGTTGCCCCTCAGGAGGGGTGGTAGCGAAGCCACAAAGGTGTTGCGACAAGACGGCAGATATGAGAAGAAACGGTACGAAGTGGTGAGGAGGTTGGGCACTGGTAGTTATGCTGTTGTGTACCTTGTAAAAGAACGAGGAGGTAAAAAGGAATATG CGTTGAAATGCTTGAGCAAACAAGATCTTAAAGAAGAGCAACTTGAGACACAGCTGTTTGAGGCCCATATTCACCTTTCACTGCCTATCCACCAAAATATTGTCACTTTACACCAAACGTTACAGACTAGGCGATGGTTGTTCCTCATGTTGGAGCTGTGTCCCGGCGAAGATCT GTTCTACTGGCTGGAAAAATCTCGTGATGCCTCTCCCCAAGCAGTTCATGCCTCATTACCAGATGAGCGGACTgctctctcctcttccaagttatcatcatcttctaTTCCCTTTTCATCATCTCAAATGTTTTCCAATCTCAACAGCATGTCTTTCTCTCAATCACCTGGTGCGGCCTTTTCCCAATCACATTCGCACATTGGTGCTTCGCCTGCGTCTCTTCTCTTTGCGCACCATAACGGCGGACAATACTCTTCTCACTTCACGCCTTCGCAAACTCCGCCTACCCCATCCCTACTTTCAGCCTTCTCAGCCAATACTCTTCTTTCTCAACGTCGTCTTCGACTGATCGCTTCCATGTTCTCACAGATGTGTGAAGCAGTCGCCGTTTGTCATGACGCTGGCGTGAGCCACCGTGATATCAAGCCGGAAAACTTTATCTGTTGTGACTCGGTCGAACTCGAAGCAGCTGCTGATGGAGAGTTtggtgaagatgaaggagaatCAACCAAGCCGGTCAACTTTGGGCCCCAAGCGAAGAGAAAGGTAATTGTCAAGTTGACAGATTTCGGGTTGGCAACGACAGATTACGAAAGTGGAGATGTCGAGTGTGGAAGCAAGCCTTACATGTCTTATG AATGCCGAAATAACTTGGGCCCGTCATATCTTCCTGCCCCCGCCGATGTCTGGTCCTTGGGTATCGTCCTTATCAACATGCTCTTCCACCGAAATCCGTGGAAAGACCCCACTCACGGCGATCCCAACTTTGACAACTTTCTTATGGACCCTATCGGATTTATACTCTCCAAATTCACCGGTATCGGTCGCGAAGTTGCTTCTTACCTCGCTGACCATGTCCTTTGCATCGATGTCGACCAACGTGTATCGGCAAAGGAATTTGGTGCTTGGATCAAGACCTTGCCAGAGATGATCGGTGGACGAAAGGCTATGCACTCTCTCAAGCTTTCCAGGTTGGATACTCACAAGGCCACTGCTGTTGACAAGGGGATGTTTATGAAGAGCCCAATGGGAAACAGCAACGTTGGAAAGAAATTCTCAACATCAGCCTTGACATCGGCAATGTCTTCATCGACCGCTGGTTTGGGTTCAGCGCCAACCTTGTCCGGGTTGCCGCCACCCTCGAGTTTgttggaagaagacgagggGGAGCTGGAGCAGGAATCGCCAATCCGAGAGCAGGAAGAGGTCATCGAACCTGAACCGATTCTGCCCACCCCGCCCCTCGAGTCTGATGGAATGTACTCCGTGGCTACTTCCGCTACTGTTGACGAGCAAACTACCCCTACCGATGAGAGTgccttcccttctccttccgCTGCCCTATCCACAGGTGTTTCCGATGAACAAGATGACTCTCGAGATTGTGTCGATTCCGATACCCGTTCACTCTCAACTCACAAGCGCAGAAAGAGGGGTGTCCGAAAGGGCAAGGCCGCTCAAGCTGCTGCGGCTGCCGCTGCTGCGACCGATGACCCCCTTTCTCAGTCATCTAGGGATGCTCTCCTGAGTGAACTTGCCTCTGCATCGCAGTCCCTCGCACGTGAAATGTCCAAATTCCACAAGCCCTCTGTGGACGTTAATCGCATTGAAGACTTCCCTCCTTTAGGCGTCACTGCCGCGCAAGTTGCAgcggagaagaagagcaagtGGAAGGACATGATGAAATTGAGCCAGGGTAATCCTGAGCTTGCAGCCTTGGCAAAGAGAGTCAAGGAACGGGATTCCGACGGTAGTCTTAACCTCAGTGCGCCTGCGCAGTTACAAGGCGGTGAGCGAGGAGGGTTTGGTGCCAAAATTGGCAAAGGGAGAAATGCGCACACTTTTGCAACTACGAGTCTGACGTCTGGTGCGACAAGTACCGGTGCCGAGGATGAACTGGTTGTTAAACATGCTGCTCATCGTCCtaggaaggaaggaggggaTGACTCAAGATCACGAAAGGCAGCACAAGCTGCTGCTGCGATCGCGGGTGGTATGGAGCCCATGGGATCTTTCGGAAGGCCAAGTCACATCAAGCCTGTGCACCACCACGCTCATACCACTGGTTCCATCGATTACGACATACCGTCCCCTGCCCCCGACTCCAATTCTTTCTCTGCACAGAAAGCACAGCTTAAGAAAAGCGGCCAGGCTATCCCGCCGCCAGCCCAGAAACCGGTTATCAAGCCTGCTTTGACTTCTGTAGACAGCGCCACCACTATCAAAGCTGCGACGGTTGTCTCTGAATCCCCCTCTTCACCAGCAACAGTGACTCTCAGCCCCACATCACCGAACAAGCCCAAGCTCAAGGGTCAGATTAGTACTTTGGCGAAGATGTTGTCCGGTTTGAAGACGAAAGGGAaggaatga